A genome region from Rhodopseudomonas boonkerdii includes the following:
- a CDS encoding acetyl-CoA carboxylase carboxyltransferase subunit alpha translates to MSDPMRSYLDFEKPVAELDSKIDELRVLAAGGSDIGEEIVRIEDKAVAALHELYANLTPWQKTQVARHPQRPHCVNYIDSLVTEFTPLAGDRKFGEDEALIAGFGRFRGESVCVLGQEKGSTTETRLKHNFGMARPEGYRKAVRLMEMADRFGIPVLSLVDTAGAYPGIGAEERGQAEAIARSTDACLALGVPNIAVIIGEGGSGGAIAIATANKVLMLEHAIYSVISPEAASSILWRDSSKAQEAATNMKITAQDLLRFGVIDMVLKEPPGGAHRDPAAMIATTGDAIAQALKELNGMDSTALRQQRRQKFLDIGRKIG, encoded by the coding sequence ATGTCCGACCCCATGCGCAGCTACCTCGACTTCGAAAAGCCGGTTGCCGAGCTTGATTCCAAGATCGACGAACTGCGCGTGCTCGCCGCCGGTGGCAGCGATATCGGCGAGGAGATCGTCCGTATCGAGGACAAGGCAGTCGCCGCGCTGCACGAGCTCTATGCGAACCTGACGCCGTGGCAGAAGACCCAGGTCGCGCGCCATCCGCAGCGTCCACATTGTGTCAACTACATCGACTCGCTGGTCACTGAATTCACCCCGCTCGCCGGCGACCGCAAATTCGGCGAGGACGAAGCGCTGATCGCAGGCTTCGGCCGTTTCCGCGGCGAGAGCGTCTGCGTGCTCGGTCAGGAAAAAGGCTCGACCACCGAAACCCGCCTCAAGCACAATTTCGGCATGGCCCGCCCCGAAGGTTATCGCAAGGCCGTTCGCCTGATGGAGATGGCCGACCGTTTCGGCATTCCGGTGTTGTCGCTGGTGGACACCGCCGGCGCTTATCCCGGCATCGGCGCGGAAGAGCGCGGGCAGGCGGAAGCCATCGCGCGCTCCACCGATGCCTGCCTCGCGCTCGGCGTGCCCAATATCGCCGTCATCATCGGTGAAGGCGGCTCAGGCGGCGCCATCGCCATCGCCACCGCTAACAAGGTGCTGATGCTGGAACACGCGATCTACAGCGTGATCTCGCCGGAAGCGGCGTCCTCGATCCTGTGGCGCGATTCATCGAAGGCGCAGGAAGCCGCGACCAACATGAAGATCACCGCGCAGGACCTGCTTCGCTTCGGCGTGATCGACATGGTGCTCAAGGAGCCGCCCGGCGGTGCCCATCGCGATCCCGCAGCCATGATCGCGACGACCGGCGATGCGATCGCGCAGGCACT